A window of Conger conger chromosome 13, fConCon1.1, whole genome shotgun sequence contains these coding sequences:
- the LOC133107234 gene encoding olfactory receptor 1M1-like: MSPGNATTKVITEFIIGGLDKVGNPVAIGIVILVVYTMVMVANTANICFIALDKRLHKPMYLLICNLAVVDMLHSSSCSPTMIGLLLAGARTIAYAPCFIQMFAFHLAGVMEMFAIAGMAFDRLVAISSPLRYHSILTNMRTLLMAFSLWMLACVFVAILPGTVIPLPYCRSTIQYAFCDYPGLVRATCVDPNYYFFMITIITFLLLFSTFAFILFSYTRIMIAIFKMSSKTDRKKMYSTCFSHLIVVICFYFPLFVQVVLTRLGVVLTKEERHGLLIGAILGPCLINPIVYCFRTEEIKNKIFRIFTKIKLSD, from the coding sequence ATGTCACCAGGAAATGCCACAACCAAAGTAATAACAGAATTTATCATAGGTGGACTTGACAAGGTTGGGAATCCGGTGGCCATTGGGATAGTGATACTGGTGGTTTATACCATGGTCATGGTTGCCAACACCGCAAACATATGCTTCATTGCACTGGATAAGCGTCTGCACAAGCCAATGTACCTGCTAATCTGCAACCTGGCTGTCGTGGACATGCTTCATAGCAGTAGCTGCAGCCCCACCATGATTGGGCTGCTGTTAGCGGGCGCTAGAACCATCGCCTACGCTCCATGCTTCATTCAAATGTTTGCGTTCCACCTGGCCGGAGTTATGGAAATGTTTGCCATCGCTGGGATGGCTTTCGACCGCCTAGTGGCTATATCCAGCCCTTTGAGGTATCACAGTATTCTGACAAACATGCGTACACTGCTGATGGCGTTTTCCCTCTGGATGTTGGCCTGCGTGTTTGTGGCCATTTTACCTGGGACTGTCATACCTCTCCCTTACTGCAGGTCGACAATACAGTACGCCTTCTGCGACTACCCAGGCTTAGTCAGAGCCACTTGCGTCGATCCCAATTACTATTTCTTCATGATTACCATCATAACGTtccttttgttgttttctacatttgcctttattttattttcctataCAAGAATCATGATTGCCATCTTTAAAATGTCTTCCAAGACTGacaggaaaaaaatgtacagcaCGTGCTTCAGTCATTTGATTGTTgttatttgcttttattttccaCTATTTGTACAAGTAGTTCTAACCAGACTAGGAGTAGTACTTACTAAGGAGGAGCGCCATGGGTTATTGATAGGAGCGATTCTAGGTCCCTGTCTTATTAATCCCATTGTGTACTGTTTTCGTActgaggaaataaaaaataaaatctttagaatatttacaaaaattaaACTGAGTGATTAA
- the LOC133108305 gene encoding olfactory receptor 2AT4-like — translation MSEGNGSAVTEFVIVGFPGLHAEYYGLASAVMFLVYVCTLLGNAIFLMLFTKDRSLHKPMYIIILNLVVSDILFSTTTLPKIIARYWFQAGTISFTACFVQMYFVHYFGSVNSFVLFIMALDRYVAICHPLRYPMIMTNFNVCMLLATAWLISKAAPMMMVIRAYPLPYCASNRIVQCYCDHISITVLACTDRAPYGFPAFIAAMVVLLVPLAFIIFSYASIIVAVIWIASAEGRLKMLSTCSAQLIIIALYYLPRCFVYLASNVGIKFSRDLRIVIIMLYSLLPPMINPLIYCLRTTEVKQILLKKFRGQRVHVQRQNISTLCN, via the coding sequence ATGTCAGAGGGAAACGGGAGTGCAGTGACTGAATTTGTCATCGTGGGGTTCCCTGGACTCCATGCTGAATACTACGGCCTGGCCTCTGCCGTCATGTTCCTGGTGTATGTCTGCACTTTGCTGGGAAATGCCATATTTCTCATGCTGTTCACAAAGGATCGCAGCCTCCACAAACCCATGTACATCATAATTTTAAACCTGGTTGTGTCGGACATTCTGTTCAGCACTACCACTTTGCCAAAGATCATTGCCAGATACTGGTTTCAGGCAGGAACCATTTCATTCACCGCCTGCTTTGTGCAGATGTACTTTGTGCACTATTTCGGAAGTGTCAATTCCTTTGTGTTGTTCATAATGGCTTTAGACCGTTACGTGGCGATATGCCACCCTCTCAGATACCCCATGATCATGACAAATTTTAATGTGTGTATGCTCCTTGCCACTGCCTGGCTGATCTCGAAGGCTGCTccgatgatgatggtgatcaGGGCGTACCCTCTGCCTTACTGTGCATCAAACAGAATAGTCCAGTGCTACTGTGATCACATTTCAATCACAGTGCTCGCGTGTACCGACAGGGCGCCTTACGGCTTCCCGGCCTTCATTGCCGCTATGGTGGTACTGCTTGTGCCGCTGGCGTTTATCATCTTCTCCTACGCCTCCATCATCGTGGCCGTGATCTGGATCGCCAGCGCGGAGGGTCGCCTCAAAATGCTGTCCACCTGCAGTGCCCAGCTAATCATCATCGCCCTCTACTACCTCCCCCGCTGTTTCGTGTACCTGGCGAGCAACGTGGGAATTAAATTCAGCAGGGATCTGCGCATTGTCATCATCATGCTGTACAGCCTGCTCCCACCCATGATAAACCCACTCATATACTGCTTGAGGACTACGGAAGTGAAGCaaatcctgctgaaaaaattTAGGGGACAAAGGGTGCATGTGCAGAGACAAAATATCTCTACTCTTTGCAACTAA